The genomic interval CCGGCCGTGGCCGCGCCGATCACGAACGAGCGGCGATTGAGCTTCGGCATGATGTGCTGATTCATGGCTGCCTCCTCACGCGCTCGCGGCAGCATGGATCGCCTCGCGCACCTGCTGGAAGGTGCCGCAACGGCAGATATTGGTGATGGCTTCGTTGATGTCGTCGTCGGTCGGCTTCGGCTTCTCTTGCAAGAGCGCCGCTACCGCCATGATCATGCCGCTCTGGCAATAGCCACATTGCGGGACATCGCTGGCGATCCAGGCGAGCTGCACCTTGTGCAGGGCGCCATTGGCCCCGAGGCCTTCGATCGTGGTGATCTGCTTGCCGGCGGCCTCGGCGACCGTAACGCCGCAGGAGCGCATCGCGACGCCATCCACGTGCACGGTGCAGGCGCCGCATTGTGCAATGCCGCAACCGTATTTCGTCCCTGTCAGTCCCACATTCTCCCTGATAGCCCAAAGCAGCGGCGTGTCGTCTTCAACGTCCACATTGATCGTCTTGCCATTGATAGTGAGGCTTGCCATCGCGGTCCCCTGATTCGTCCGATCCACCGATCGGACTTCGCCACGATGTTGGACTCGAAACTGGAATCGCTCAAATCAAGAAAACGAATGCCGGGGTTGCGGCAACGTTTGGCTACTGCGGGGAATAGAAGCGAGCGTCGCCACATCGAGATGGCGGCGGGCAGCGGTGGTGGGCGATGCGAACCTGGCTGTTATGGGAAATCCCCACGTCCTGCCTTGACTCTATCTTTGGTTGTGGAACCATCGCGCCCATTGGATCGGGCGATGCCCGGTCGT from Bradyrhizobium arachidis carries:
- a CDS encoding (2Fe-2S)-binding protein, with the translated sequence MASLTINGKTINVDVEDDTPLLWAIRENVGLTGTKYGCGIAQCGACTVHVDGVAMRSCGVTVAEAAGKQITTIEGLGANGALHKVQLAWIASDVPQCGYCQSGMIMAVAALLQEKPKPTDDDINEAITNICRCGTFQQVREAIHAAASA